The Nicotiana tabacum cultivar K326 chromosome 5, ASM71507v2, whole genome shotgun sequence sequence CAGGAGTACACATATCTGAAAGCGGAAAATAGGTTGTTGTGTCGTGCTGTTGGCAATGATGAAGCATAGCGTGGGGCAGATCATACCAAGGTCAGAATTCCAGAGCCTAAAGAGTTCAATAGTGCAAGGAGTGCCAAGAAACTCGAAAACTTCCTGTGGGATATGGAACAGTACTTCCATGCTGCCAAAGTGCAAGATGAAGACAAAGTCCCCATTACGACTATGTACTTGGTGGATGATGCAAAGCTATGGTGGCGTACGCGCGTGGCAGATGATGTAAGTGCTGGTAGGCCGAAGATTGACTCTTGGGAAGGGCTgaagaaagagttgaaggatcaattctTTCCTAGCAATGCGGGCTGGATTGCTAGAGATCGTTTGAAGAAGTTGAAACAAACTGGAACGGTCAGGGATTATGTCAAAGATTTCAGTTCTTTGATGCTGGATATAAGCAACATGTTTGAGGAAGACAAGTTGCACAATTTCCTTTATGGGTTGTAATCGTGGGCACAGATGGAACTCCGAAGGCAGAATGTGAAAAACCTTCACAGTGCCATCGTTGTTGCGGATGCGTTGGGTGATTTTCGGTTGGGACAAGATGGTTCTGATTTCTTTACTACTTCAAAGTCCAAAAACGGGAACAAGGACAAGGCAAAAGAGTGGAGGAAAACTGGAAATGACAAGGGTAATGCTGTTGAGGGCAATGGCAATGAAAGGGGAAAGCAATGTGCTGGACCTTTGACAAACAAGGGACAAAATAGCAGGTTTGATGGTTGTTTTATTTGCAAAGGACCACACATGGCGAAGGACTGTCCAAAAATTGAACGGCTTTCTACTTTGTTTGCTGAAGAAAAGAGTGAAGATAAGCCGAATGAGAAAGAACATGAGCAGGCAGCAGCATATTTAGGGCCAATGGTGGTGCTGAAAAATGCGGAAACTACTTCGTCGAGGACGACGAATTCTTCAGGTGGGGGTGGTTTGTTAGCCCCCTGATAAAGGTCCTCGGCAGGTGTGAGTTGTGACAAGGATTTCTATGATGGCCTTGGCACACAACCTGAAAAATTGGGCAACATCATGATGGGCAGCTCGGCATGATGGACTATGCGGGGTTAACAAACGCACCTTGATCGGAAGCAAGGCACGTTTTACTTGGACGTGCGGGTTGGCATAACAATGGCAAGGCAAAGCCATGTCAAAGCAGGGGCAAAAACATGGCAAGATAAGGCAAGGTAATGCGAGATAAGCAATGGCAATTGATGCGGGCAAATTTGATCAAGTTGAGGGCGACTTGACATAAGCGGGCAGCTGTGGCAATCAACGTGTGCGGCTAAGTCAGTATGCGACAAGTTGTGGCCATGACATTGGTGCGGAGCAGTGTTAAAGGGCAAGGCTGGGCACAATACCAGCCTTAGGCACGCAGTAACTAGGCAAAACAGGCACATGCAGTGCACAAGCAACAGTTCAAAAACGTGTGCAAGGCACATGGGAGGCAGTTGGTGGTTACAAACCACATCCAAGACATGGCTGATCATGGCCTAAAAATGGGGGCATGTTTTTGTACTTGTCTTAATATGTTTGCCCATTAGTTGGGGCTTGTCAACTGATTGTATAATCCTGCCTTATAAATATATGCCTAGGCTGTCCTAAACAAGGCAGAATACTTAGTCTTGAGGCATTGTGAAGCCAAAATCGTCTATGTTATTTCCTAAGGGTGGGAAAATCGTTTTGGGGTAGGGAATTAGGGAATTCGTTGTCTTGGCCATAGGATTGGCTATTGTGTTCTTGTATTCACATATTAATACGAGTTGAGAAGAAATTTATGTATATCGTGTGTGCCTTTATTTACTGTTTTTCCTGCCTAAatctttctaagttcaaaatgtccctaaaataaaactaagTGTTGGAAAGGCTGAAGTTAAGGCTGGGCTTGACTGTCGCACGGAGGTGAACCTCGGGCAGAATTCGAGTGACACAAATCACCCATGGGACAATTTGGGCGATTTGGTCTTCATTGGTTTGGACTAAGACTTACGAGTGAGGGAGTCGATTGTGGATTGTGGAATACTCTAATTAGTACAGATATTGGATTATTCTCTTGATTCGAGCAAAAGTTAGAATAAACATCTTTTCAGGTATTGAGTAAAATACAACCttcaaaatttaaataattgAGAAGACATTATTTAACTTGTTTTTGCCTTTAGAGATATTGAATGAATGTTCCCCTTAGTAGTCGTAATGGAAGACCACAGAAGCAAGACCTCAATATTTTAGATTTTGGTCACATATGCATTAGGAAAAATTGTCCAATGGATATTTAAAGCGTACACACACAAAAACATCTATTTGAGTGATATACCTCGGTGTCATTTATGTTCTAAAAGTGTACTATTTCTTggataataaaatatataaaaaacaaaccgcgatcaaaattttcaattaaacCATTAGAAtgtctaatagcctgtttggccaagctggaaaaatcagcttattttgagaagtgttttttttaaaagtacttttagagaagcaatttgtgtttggctaatcactctgaaaaatacttttgagcaataatttgtgtttggacAAGTTTTTCAAtataacgatccgaccgatcattttgagctctagaacgtcgttcggtagtttgaggccatgagcagcttcacttcatctattatgacttgtatgtgtggtcggaattgaatttcgggaagctcggagttgatttggaaggaaattctcatttcggaagctttaagttgaaagaattgactaagattggatttttgagtaaacgacctcggaatcgagatttgaaagttccaacaggttcgtatgatgattttggacttgggcatctGTCCGAATCggtttttggatgacccgagagcatttcggcgcctattatggaagttagcctttttggaagaaatttcataagtttgggttgaagtgcatttcagtgttatcgatgtccgtctAGGAATAGTGCCATATGGTGATTCcagtattgggagcgcgatcggaagtaaattcggaggtccgtaggtcattttggagtcatttggctaaagttaaaaatttgaaggttttaagaagtttgaccggaagtggactttttgatattggggtcggattctgatttagaaagttggagtaggtccgcaatgtcgaatatgacttgtgtgcaaaatttgaggtcaatcggatatgatttgataggtttcggcatcgaatgaagaagtttcaaattctaaagttcataaagctcgaattggagtgtgattcatgattttggcgtcgtttgatgtgatttgaaggctcgactaggttcgtaatgtgttttggaattGATTGGTGTGATTGCATGGGGtgccgggggcctcaggtggatttcgggtggttaacggatcgaattggaGTTGGGAGAAAGAGCTGAAGCctgctgtcatctggtgtaaccgcacctgtgaggtcttggccgcaggtgcggagtcgcaGAAGTGGTTGAAGGAGCGCAAATAAGGTTGAGAAGGGGAAATGTTGGGACCACAGATATGGTCATCTTGccgtagaagcgggaccgcacctgcggaaggggaaGCGCAGAAGCAGAGTAAGGGCCTAGTGAAAGGCCGTAGAAGCGGTAgtagggccgcatctgcgggtCCGCAGAAGCAGTCAAGTGACCACGTGCGAAAATCgggctgggcagtgtgttcttttaaaGTAGGGGTTTGGCTCATTCTCACCatatttcctccatgggagccgattttggagcaacttggGAGTGCCATTTTCATCACCAAGCATAATGTAAGTGGTTTAtactagttttgagttaaatacatgattatatatggattttaacatggaaatttgtATAGATTGTGGGGgttttggtagaagacctagaatttgtatttttgattttgaccacgaatttgggcataaaattgaaaataaaatatatatttgagttcgtaaagTTATGGGTAATcattatcttcgaaaaatttcgaaatccgggcacgtgggctcggggggcAATTTGGTCAACTTTTCGAACAGAGTTGGGAATTGAgataaattgaattgttgtgagtatttgagcatatattaatgggtttgcataattgtTGGTTAGTTTTGGaacgttgggcatcggtttgagtcgtcggaagggcttggaagccgattatggaacttcgaagcaaggtaagtctcttttctaaccttgtaagagggaattgtccccataggtgaactaactggatatgtgtttctatttgtgggggctacgtacacacgaggtgatgagagcccgtgtgtagctactattatgcttaagtccgagtagtctaggacccaaaagcatgctctacTTGAAATAATTGTAACCTTATTGACAGtttaaattacttaaatcatATCAAAGTGGCAAATGATTTTTCTGAAAGAGTTAAACTTCGTTTTCTTGACTTGTAAAAGAGAAATTGACACCTCATTGAATAATTGTTTCCGTGATGAAGTCTTGATTGACTATTTGAATGTGTGTTTCTATGTGTA is a genomic window containing:
- the LOC142180824 gene encoding uncharacterized protein LOC142180824, with amino-acid sequence MAGGNVELRDKVDALEALVGTVDGDQFFTIRGADHTKVRIPEPKEFNSARSAKKLENFLWDMEQYFHAAKVQDEDKVPITTMYLVDDAKLWWRTRVADDVSAGRPKIDSWEGLKKELKDQFFPSNAGWIARDRLKKLKQTGTVRDYVKDFSSLMLDISNMFEEDKLHNFLYGL